Within Mytilus edulis chromosome 10, xbMytEdul2.2, whole genome shotgun sequence, the genomic segment caaataatttaatcacgacaacaatcagaagCGTCGATATTCATCCGTTTCCAAGaaaatttatcccgataatcccgttctcaatccgcttcttatccaatttgtatcttccgcctggtaaaattcgaccgagtctgtcacgactgcgtcccgattctaccgaatgtaatccgacagagatcagacattgaccagacagtgaaccgacgctgacggaagtcaTCCGTTCGAAATCTTATCACGGTCCGCTCTGTCGCATtacaaacggctttgtctggtctgaGTCGTaatgtattctgtaattgtcgggactctgacgtgggtatcattgacgaatttcgtattaatagcGGGACTGTTCCGAAaaggtttcggcaaaaacggttcgcaatcgaaaagatctggatgcaatctggacttaatcggcagaaaaacagcaatgaaaaatttctcccgatcattcccgttccacaggacaccgtccagaatacacagaacattgttaggattttgatccgatacagcagaaccTGTCAAGACATAgacacgattgtaatccgactagacaaaatcggctgagtttccccgaatgttacgggacgcacctaactgtctgggtgcttcgccgaactattcgtACACTTCCCtacccgtaggaatctgttacgaacttaaacgactgcgttcagacaatgataggacattccagataattgaggatagtaatccgacgtTTTCACTTTttgtgtcgtatcgctgtctgatttcaaacgggagcaataatcggcaatgtgtgaaccccgcatgaCACTGTTGATCATATGGTCAATGTCCTGCATgaccacattatttaagtatgtgcctgtcccaagtcaggagcctgtaattcagtggttgtcgtttgtatatgtgttacatatttgttttttgttcattttttgtatataaataaggccgttaaaaagaattgttttacgttgtcttatcggggcctttaatagccgactatgcggtatgggctttgctcattgatgaaggccgtacggtgacctatagttgttaaatgtctgtgtcattttagtctcttgtggacagttgtctcattgtcaatcataccacatcttcttttttgtatggTGTACGAAATTACATACAATAACTTGTGGttatgtttttgttgcagttcagtgtatCTTCTGTTCCTTtgctttcctcttatagttgacgtgtttcTCTCGGTTTGAGTTTGTCACCAGGATTTGTTTTCGCCTAATATCGATTTATTACTTTGAAACATGTTCCACAAATATACTacttaaatcaataattattgTTCTGGTCGTATAGTTAAAGTATCTGGTGAAAAGAATTATAATTACAACTTACAAAATTAATGACCTTCTGAATCAACactatttaacatgttaaattgtCGTAAAGACTTGTTGCATCACTACTGGTACCAATATGAAAAGTGATAAACTTGGTCGTGCACAGGTCTGAGGGGTCAATTATCAAATATGTGGGACTGTATTGGGGTAGGTGGATCCTTCAATTTAGTATAATTTCTTATTTCTTTAagccattattctctattccttataaaTTTCTAAATATCTCCATTCTATATACTTTAGAATCatttcaaaacagtgtagctgtggccattgattgacaaccttaaattatcccattgactggggcagattatgtgaacgttcgctgtaacaaccgctgctcactatgtacttgttaaaggcaaTTAAACTgtgggtcacaaaaggttctcaacacctaaataaagaaattagaaaaactaattaggaataacacgatgttttgatttatatcaataatataaatcaaaacataaagttattcctgattaatttttcaaactattttaatattaaaggcgttaagaacctttagtgaccccacagtttaaattctataataagtaagtagtgagcagttgtcgttacagacacacgttcacctaatctgccccagtcaatgggataatttaaggttgtcaatcaatggccacagctacactgttttgaatatgattctagtccccaatcattttaaattttatgtaatttttggcttttttttaaatctacaaatgtataaaccccatccagacccttaaTAAAGGTCAATTATCTTGCCCTCTGAAATGtacaaatttttgaaattctatcATCATTTCAAAATCATGCTCATTTCATAGATAAAACGAACAGGAGAATAAAATAAGGACACTAGTACAGAAATGTCACACGTGATATATTATTATGGTGGCTCTAACATGTATACATGAACTGTTTTTTTCATGCaatttgtttgcattttttcacGAGATTTTCTGATCTTAATTCGCCATGTTTCGtgaaagttgataaaaaaaaaaagcgtcGTGAAATGTGTTTgcgcaactttttggaattttggatcctcaatgctcttcaactttgtacttgtttggctctatatatatttcgatatgagcgtcactgatgagtcttatgtagacgaaacgcgcgtctggcgtactaaactataatcctggtacctttgataacaatttaaacCACTGggcgatgcctctgctggtggacgtttcgtccccgatggtatcaccagcccagtaatcaacatttaggtgttgacatgaatatcaataatgtggtcattttaataaatttcctgtttacaaaaccttgaaattttcgaaaaactaaggattttcttatcccaggcatagattaccttagccgtatttggcaaaactttttggaattttggatcctcaatgctcttcaactttgtacttgtttggccttaTATATATTTCGAgatgagcgtaactgatgagtcttgtgtagacgaaacgcgcgtctggcgtactaaattacaatcccggtacctttgataactattatgtcaCGTTTGCAAATGCCGGGTTTTTTTAAGAACTCAGATACAATGAAAATCTTATGCATCGGGTGTTTAAACAACTGGAAAATAGCTTGGCACTAAACTGGAATGCAGAGGAAAAAGCTAGAACACAAATATTGAAACAAAGCTGAAGTGCACAATTATTCTATAGTACAAGGCTGTAGGACATTTGACCTAGACGGATGGTTCACTTAAAAAATAGAACCATCAAATAAAATCAAGGTCTTGGAGGCTGACATCATAAAAAGACAactgttaataatttaaaatgaagACTGAATTGTATACGTCTCTTTCATAGTTTGGTGTCGTTTGACAATTGTTGTGAAgttgctgtctaattgacaaTGCATCTCCTGTCATTTACAAGCAAATCCTTTAGAAGAGCTAAGATAAttgcaaacaaataaaataatagtttCAAAGTACAAAATACTCTTCAGCTTTTATCATATAAATTTACAGAAAAGGCTAAGAAAGGCAACTCCTATATTTCTCAACAGAAAATACGCCAGTGatttgaataaaatgaacagAACATTTTTCTTAAGTTAGGAccccaaaataaaacaaaagaggAACCCGAAGTATAACCAACTGCAACAATAACCTTTGCCGTTTGCCATATGAGTTCTATTTAACCCCTGTCTaggaatatttgaaatagtacataacaatttaataaaaacatgaaacaattTATAACAGTTATTAAATGCTTTCAAAAATATCACAGATGAGATACATGTAAATTCGAATCAAGGCAAAGTCAAATGCTTAGATAAAAATGCAATAATtctaaatttgaatataaatgcATCTGGTCTTACCTTACAATTTTTAACAAACtaaatgcatgaatttattaaaaaaaaatgctgcatAGCGCTTAAAAGTACATATGAAGGTTAAAATCTTTAAACGGTTGTTTCACTTTTTGTCTTTAGTCTGTTCGTATTCAAAGAATATTGGACTGATTTCCAGTCAGCCTCATAAGCAACACGGTTGAGCATAACACGTGACTTTTGTCTTCAAATTTCTCTTCTTTAAGAAAGGACAATCACTTAAGAAAACGGGGAAAAAACAACTAATTTGGAATTGTCAGTCCATCTTTATCAAATTTTGGCGTCGGCGTCCTGCGCTTACTAGATCCAGGACGTGTTATGTGACAATAACATGACCTGAACCGGAAAATTTTGACACAATGTGGTCCAGAAATACTGAATTCTGTCACAATCAAGTGACCTTCCTCACCTATTGCGCATGTCTGTACAGGACCGGCTGCATCAGCAGGACAAATAGCTTGTTTCAGTAACGCTCCTCGTTCAGAATAAACATTGACGGTATGGTTAAGAGCGTCTGTAACAACAAGATCACCGGTTCTGTCGATGCATATTCCTGATGGAACCATTGATAACCCTTCTCCCGTAGGTTGGGGTGTAAATCTATACAAGAGTCTGCCgtcatatgtaaaatatttaattaaacatTCAATCGTATCACACACTATAACTTCAGACTTATTGTTCACACATATTTGGCAACCTGCTTTAGTCTTTTCGAATCCCCCGAGGGGAAAATTGTGCAAAAGTTTTCCTCCTCTTCTGTAGATTTCTATCGTTCGAGCACATGTACACACGACTATATTGAAACTTTTATCACAAGAAACACTAAACGGTTCGTGTGAAGTCGCAAATTGGTATTTAAAATTCCCTTTCGAAGAAAAAACCTGTATCCGTCTGTTATTTTTATCGGCTACTGCAATGTCGCAGTTCGGTAATTCAGCTACTCCGGTTGGTTCGTTGAACTGTCCCTCTTTAAAACCGCGCTTACCGAAAGTCCGCATTAATACGCCAAACTGGTTTAAAACTTGAACTCTGTGATTCTTTGTGTCTGCTATCAAAATAGCGGAATCTATGGTTGCTGCCAAGCCTCGTGGGTAGTGAAAATCTCCTTCGGCTCTGCCTCGTAACCCAATGTTGAACAATAATTTATTTGGCCTGCAAAAGTTAAGTGAAAAAAGTGTTAAAATTGACTCTACTGTTTCCTCCTCCTACTTCATTGCTTAAATATTTacttaacatatatacatatacggggcgccgaatgggactcttgtggttttgtacaaaattcaattctgtcataacaaaatcatttttgtcttacaaaactatgtgctacagacttgttttgtgagaacttcaattttgtgatgacaaaattcatttgtgtagacaaaattcatttttgtagacaaaattcatatttgtcatgacaaaagtcaattttgtctaaaaggtatgcaaatataagacttatatttgcatacaaaattgacttttgttacctgatatggaaattaaatcacaaaagtcaattgtgtgaggtaagatttaattttgtgagacaaaattgacttttgtgagacaaaattaacttttgtgagacaaaattgacttttgtgagacaagattcaattttgtcaattttgttgagacaaaagtcaattttgttaattttgttgagacaaaagtcaattct encodes:
- the LOC139491911 gene encoding tripartite motif-containing protein 2-like, translated to MVDYLSRYRLYGHGYTSPDIRSSVPSLKELYHDRSPYIFNRRPKAHDCRQESMKDLRDRREWEAWVLAKGLAETRKSTDSLRVKKIEKTEDGIKKPNKLLFNIGLRGRAEGDFHYPRGLAATIDSAILIADTKNHRVQVLNQFGVLMRTFGKRGFKEGQFNEPTGVAELPNCDIAVADKNNRRIQVFSSKGNFKYQFATSHEPFSVSCDKSFNIVVCTCARTIEIYRRGGKLLHNFPLGGFEKTKAGCQICVNNKSEVIVCDTIECLIKYFTYDGRLLYRFTPQPTGEGLSMVPSGICIDRTGDLVVTDALNHTVNVYSERGALLKQAICPADAAGPVQTCAIGEEGHLIVTEFSISGPHCVKIFRFRSCYCHITRPGSSKRRTPTPKFDKDGLTIPN